Proteins co-encoded in one Gossypium arboreum isolate Shixiya-1 chromosome 11, ASM2569848v2, whole genome shotgun sequence genomic window:
- the LOC108456136 gene encoding RING-H2 finger protein ATL79-like, with product MRQPPAPPVSSGEPPRMSSTSNSTCSPNICRWQPYSDSSDFQDNVAMVLIILFCALICSVVLNAVIRCFLRGNYSGSRRSRRSSNGSHLPQTQQVLEQRKPVTEAGVARMSVAPTVVYSNGMKLAGAEGVPECAICLSEFVEGDGIQVLAKCKHGFHVQCIQRWLASHSSCPTCRSICLPPSPSPEETTRECVGDGSQPVVPDPEP from the coding sequence ATGCGACAACCGCCGGCGCCACCAGTTTCTTCCGGCGAACCGCCGCGAATGTCTTCCACTTCAAACTCAACCTGTAGTCCCAACATTTGCAGGTGGCAACCATACTCGGACTCGAGTGATTTTCAAGATAACGTTGCCATGGTCTTAATCATTCTTTTTTGCGCTTTAATCTGCTCTGTGGTTCTCAACGCCGTCATCCGCTGCTTCTTACGAGGGAATTACAGCGGAAGCCGCCGCTCTCGGCGTTCAAGCAACGGCAGTCACCTTCCTCAAACCCAACAAGTGCTTGAGCAGAGGAAGCCTGTCACGGAGGCGGGTGTAGCACGCATGTCGGTGGCTCCGACTGTGGTTTATTCGAATGGGATGAAGCTTGCCGGAGCGGAGGGTGTACCGGAATGTGCTATTTGCTTGTCGGAATTCGTGGAAGGCGACGGAATTCAAGTGTTGGCTAAGTGTAAACATGGTTTCCATGTACAATGTATTCAACGGTGGTTGGCTTCACACTCTTCTTGTCCCACTTGCCGTTCTATTTGTCTTCCTCCGTCGCCGTCACCGGAAGAAACTACCCGTGAATGCGTTGGAGACGGTTCCCAACCGGTGGTGCCGGACCCGGAACCGTAG
- the LOC128284153 gene encoding actin-like, with the protein MAEIMFEKFKIPAMYSGGDIASCCQAYYSDFRKLAPGVGDGIIKELSALMPSDIEIKVVPPPEKHYRASVLASHRTLPQVLYI; encoded by the exons ATGGCCGAGATAATGTTCGAGAAATTTAAGATTCCGGCCATGTATTCCGGCGGTGATATCGCTTCATGCTGCCAAGCGTACTACAG TGACTTCAGAAAACTTGCCCCCGGTGTGGGTGATGGAATCATTAAGGAACTTTCAGCTCTTATGCCGAGTGATATTGAGATTAAGGTTGTCCCACCACCGGAAAAACATTATCGTGCATCAGTTTTGGCTTCTCATAGAACATTACCTCAGGtattatatatatag
- the LOC108457294 gene encoding 60S ribosomal protein L9, whose amino-acid sequence MKTILSSETMDIPDGVSIKVKAKVIEVEGPRGKLTRNFKHLNLDFHLIKDEETGKRKLRIEAWFGSRKTSAAIRTALSHVENLITGVTKGYRYKMRFVYAHFPINASITNGNKSIEIRNFLGEKKVRKVDMLEGVSIVRSEKVKDEIVLDGNDIELVSRSAALINQKCHVKNKDIRKFLDGIYVSEKGRVAEEE is encoded by the exons ATGAAGACTATACTTTCCTCCGAGACAATGGACATCCCCGATGGGGTTAGCATTAAGGTCAAGGCTAAGGTGATCGAGGTTGAAGGTCCAAGGGGTAAGCTTACCCGCAACTTCAAGCACCTCAACCTTGATTTCCATCTCATCAAGGACGAAGAGACCGGCAAGCGTAAGCTCAGGATCGAGGCTTGGTTTGGCTCCAGGAAGACCAGCGCCGCCATCCGTACAGCTCTTAGCCACGTTGAGAACCTCATCACCGGTGTCACTAAAGGATACCGTTACAAGATGAGGTTCGTCTACGCTCACTTTCCGATTAATGCCTCCATCACTAATGGCAACAAGTCGATCGAGATCCGTAACTTCCTTGGCGAGAAGAAG GTCCGTAAGGTGGATATGTTGGAAGGTGTTTCCATTGTTCGATCCGAGAAGGTTAAGGATGAGATTGTTTTGGATGGTAATGACATCGAACTTGTATCCCGATCTGCAGCTTTGATAAACCAG AAATGCCATGTGAAGAACAAGGATATTAGAAAGTTCCTTGATGGTATCTATGTTAGTGAGAAGGGAAGGGTCGCCGAAGAAGAATGA